A genomic segment from Leptolyngbya boryana PCC 6306 encodes:
- a CDS encoding GNAT family N-acetyltransferase: MEIITKRFLLRDFVQEDEPAFLAYHADPRYAEFCSPEEVTPDFTDQLFQRFMQWATDVPRCNYQLAVIDRRNLELIGCGGLRQDNDATGQAELGIELAPLYWGRYAYAIEIGKALIDFGFRNLGLEEIIGISVSANLRVSRLAERYGFQVLDAQPGSDWMQMQGWSQIKWQLTRESWEHLFPLPRSVN, from the coding sequence GTGGAGATTATCACCAAACGATTTCTTCTACGTGATTTTGTTCAGGAGGATGAGCCTGCATTCCTTGCCTATCATGCTGACCCTCGTTATGCCGAGTTCTGTTCACCGGAAGAAGTGACACCTGACTTTACTGATCAACTGTTTCAACGGTTTATGCAGTGGGCAACCGACGTTCCGCGATGCAATTACCAGTTAGCAGTCATCGATCGCCGCAATCTGGAATTAATTGGCTGTGGTGGATTGCGGCAGGATAATGATGCTACTGGGCAGGCAGAACTTGGCATTGAGCTAGCACCTCTGTACTGGGGGCGTTATGCCTATGCGATCGAAATCGGGAAAGCACTGATTGATTTTGGGTTCCGCAATTTGGGACTGGAGGAAATTATCGGTATTTCTGTGAGTGCTAACCTGAGAGTATCCCGGCTAGCAGAACGTTACGGATTCCAGGTGCTCGATGCACAACCGGGTTCTGACTGGATGCAGATGCAGGGGTGGAGCCAGATTAAGTGGCAGCTTACCAGAGAATCATGGGAGCATTTATTTCCTTTGCCCCGTTCGGTTAATTGA